A genomic stretch from bacterium includes:
- a CDS encoding alpha/beta hydrolase-fold protein yields the protein MPEKIGRVILDRFESHALRGNPHGDPYVRTIPVYLPPSYDASGDRYPVIFWCHGFAQTALWGVNGSPGIPSLPMCMDRIIHGGAPETILVMVDAFTRFGGSLYLNSPANGQYEDYIIGELIPYIDRTYRTKPGRAHRGVDGKSSGGFGALALAIRHPQNFCAVASHSGDIYFEAAYRPLFWEFLNQAHRAGGVEKFLDHYLALPKRYDSAYIAALSMCFSPNPDRPPYYFDLPVDIVTGELLPDVWARWTALDPVSLAESHADALRSMRMIYLDCGNRDQYYLHFGARLLSRKLTSLGIKHEHYEYDDDHLYVNYRYVESLSRIAAVIA from the coding sequence ATGCCGGAGAAGATCGGGCGCGTCATCCTCGATCGATTCGAGAGCCACGCCCTGCGGGGCAATCCCCACGGCGATCCGTACGTGCGGACGATTCCAGTGTACCTCCCGCCGAGCTACGACGCCTCGGGCGATCGGTACCCGGTGATCTTCTGGTGCCACGGGTTCGCGCAAACGGCGCTCTGGGGCGTGAACGGCAGCCCGGGGATACCCTCGCTCCCGATGTGCATGGACCGTATTATCCACGGGGGGGCTCCCGAGACCATCCTCGTCATGGTCGATGCTTTTACGCGCTTCGGAGGGTCGCTGTACCTCAACTCTCCTGCGAACGGCCAGTACGAGGACTACATCATCGGCGAGCTGATCCCATACATCGACCGAACCTACCGCACGAAGCCAGGGCGAGCCCACCGGGGCGTTGATGGCAAATCAAGCGGGGGGTTCGGGGCCTTGGCGCTGGCGATACGCCACCCACAGAACTTCTGCGCCGTCGCATCGCACAGCGGCGATATCTACTTCGAGGCTGCGTATCGTCCGCTGTTCTGGGAGTTCCTCAACCAGGCACACCGGGCTGGCGGTGTGGAGAAATTTCTGGACCACTACCTCGCCCTCCCGAAGCGGTACGACAGCGCCTACATCGCTGCTTTGTCGATGTGTTTCTCGCCGAATCCGGATCGTCCGCCCTACTACTTCGACCTCCCGGTCGACATCGTGACCGGCGAGTTGCTCCCCGACGTCTGGGCCCGGTGGACAGCGCTCGACCCCGTGTCGCTGGCGGAGTCGCATGCGGACGCGCTCCGGTCGATGCGGATGATCTACCTGGACTGCGGTAACCGCGATCAGTACTATCTCCACTTTGGAGCGCGTCTCCTCTCACGCAAGCTGACAAGCCTCGGCATCAAACACGAACACTACGAGTACGATGACGATCACCTGTACGTCAACTACCGGTACGTGGAGTCGTTGAGCCGGATCGCCGCCGTGATCGCGTGA
- a CDS encoding polysaccharide deacetylase family protein: MRVRYHNHARRDRPAVALTFDDGPNPPRTDQVLDILAMKDVRAAFFVIGKWAERFPKAVERIAGAGHVIGNHSHQHVKEIGDFDRAEAAITAITGKPSEFLRFHYLDNFAVVLQSPLAMSLELKIIYADVNP; the protein is encoded by the coding sequence GTGCGAGTTCGGTATCATAATCACGCTCGGCGCGACCGACCTGCGGTTGCGCTCACGTTCGACGACGGTCCCAATCCTCCTCGAACCGACCAGGTGCTGGACATCCTCGCAATGAAGGACGTGCGGGCGGCATTCTTCGTCATTGGAAAGTGGGCGGAACGGTTTCCGAAAGCGGTCGAGCGCATCGCCGGCGCAGGGCATGTCATCGGGAACCACAGCCACCAGCACGTCAAGGAGATTGGAGACTTCGATCGGGCAGAGGCCGCCATCACCGCGATCACCGGGAAGCCCTCCGAGTTCCTCCGGTTCCACTATCTCGACAACTTCGCGGTCGTCCTGCAATCTCCACTGGCGATGTCCCTCGAGCTCAAGATCATCTATGCTGATGTCAACCC